One Deltaproteobacteria bacterium genomic region harbors:
- a CDS encoding SDR family oxidoreductase — protein MRLKDKIAIVTGANAEFGSSISKAFADEGADVVCADWKQEDADVAAERVRAAGRNALAMGVDLREKEEVEAMVRRTVETYGRLDILVNATARPHHQEFLNFKEEDFDDTLARGVKPYFLTGQAAANEMVKRRYGRIVNLTSIVAKLGPGQAVDWAADRGAVDGLTRSMAHALGFWGINVNGVARGNTQRPPYSAGVLERLRRLPLGRTEYPEDMGPPTVFLASDDAAYITGTVLYVDGGYTVAAVTDDRFRPEWAKAGAQGWDPSTA, from the coding sequence ATGCGTTTGAAGGACAAGATCGCCATCGTCACCGGGGCCAACGCCGAGTTCGGCAGCAGCATCAGCAAGGCCTTCGCCGACGAAGGCGCCGACGTGGTGTGCGCGGACTGGAAGCAAGAGGACGCGGACGTCGCGGCGGAGCGCGTGCGCGCGGCGGGTCGCAACGCTCTGGCGATGGGCGTGGACCTGCGCGAGAAGGAGGAAGTCGAAGCCATGGTGCGGCGCACCGTGGAGACCTACGGCCGGCTCGACATCCTGGTCAACGCCACCGCGCGCCCGCATCACCAGGAGTTCCTGAACTTCAAGGAAGAAGACTTCGACGACACCCTGGCGCGCGGCGTGAAGCCCTACTTCCTCACGGGGCAGGCCGCCGCCAACGAGATGGTCAAGCGGCGCTACGGCAGGATCGTCAACCTCACCTCCATCGTGGCCAAGCTGGGGCCGGGACAGGCGGTGGACTGGGCCGCCGACCGCGGCGCGGTGGACGGGCTCACGCGCTCCATGGCCCACGCCCTGGGCTTCTGGGGCATCAACGTCAACGGCGTGGCCCGCGGCAATACCCAACGCCCGCCCTACTCGGCCGGGGTGCTTGAGCGGCTCCGGCGTCTGCCCCTGGGCCGCACCGAGTACCCGGAGGACATGGGTCCGCCCACGGTGTTCCTGGCCTCGGACGACGCCGCCTACATCACCGGCACGGTGCTCTACGTGGACGGCGGCTATACCGTGGCCGCGGTCACCGACGACCGCTTCCGTCCGGAGTGGGCCAAGGCGGGCGCCCAGGGGTGGGACCCGAGCACCGCGTGA
- a CDS encoding SDR family NAD(P)-dependent oxidoreductase: protein MRLEDKIAVVTGVGGRIGSVVAPAYAREGAHVAVVDEDRDKAEAVAAQVKELGKQSLALQVDVTDKAAVEEMVRRVVAEFGGIDILFNGTGTAHNQGFLTFKEEDFDHAMAVGLKAFFLTCQAVGRQMAEQGRGGKIVNLSSIVGRLGSGEAAAWCTTRSGVDAMNRAIAQALGYYGVNVNCLVHGGLESIPYAHEVERGERRRRIPFGRMGKAEDLIGGAIFLASDESDFVTGESLYVDGGYTTAAVTEDGYRPEWARAEHTAEGPRKDKYARP from the coding sequence ATGAGACTTGAAGACAAGATCGCGGTGGTGACCGGAGTGGGAGGCCGTATCGGCAGCGTCGTGGCCCCGGCCTACGCCCGGGAAGGCGCGCATGTCGCGGTCGTGGACGAAGACCGGGACAAGGCCGAGGCGGTGGCCGCCCAGGTCAAGGAACTGGGAAAACAGTCGCTGGCCTTGCAGGTGGACGTCACCGACAAGGCGGCGGTGGAGGAGATGGTCCGCCGCGTGGTCGCGGAGTTCGGCGGCATCGACATCCTCTTCAACGGCACGGGAACGGCCCACAACCAGGGGTTCCTGACCTTCAAGGAAGAGGACTTCGACCACGCGATGGCCGTGGGGCTCAAGGCCTTCTTCCTCACCTGCCAGGCCGTGGGCCGGCAGATGGCCGAACAGGGCCGCGGCGGCAAGATCGTCAACCTGTCCTCCATCGTGGGCCGGCTGGGTTCCGGCGAGGCGGCGGCGTGGTGCACCACGCGCTCGGGCGTGGACGCCATGAACCGCGCCATCGCCCAGGCCCTGGGCTATTACGGCGTCAACGTGAACTGCCTGGTGCACGGCGGCCTGGAGTCGATTCCCTACGCCCACGAGGTGGAACGGGGCGAGCGGCGCCGGCGCATCCCGTTCGGGCGCATGGGCAAGGCGGAGGATCTCATCGGCGGCGCCATCTTCCTCGCCAGCGACGAGTCCGACTTCGTCACCGGCGAGAGTTTGTACGTGGACGGCGGCTACACCACCGCCGCGGTCACCGAGGACGGCTACCGTCCGGAGTGGGCGCGCGCGGAGCACACGGCGGAGGGGCCGCGCAAGGACAAGTACGCCCGGCCGTAG
- a CDS encoding VOC family protein, translated as MSTNGAPVVRLDHGVVPTNDLGLSIVFLTQVLGADFRRLVNANLRGLNREVPEMAFFMLANHAGFGYALQGQPIPKPIRPMEGPVWGLELNERSLEDTAELLREREVPVEGPVEYPASSPIAGSLWVQEPGEFVFELSARREDQRCFDPGQGYLGLCRLSHVRLEVTDLAQAEDWYRNTLGLMDIDQVPGDDQLTLAVPESGQLFILRQVPEMTQRSHYSRGPHVDVKVAIGDYDPFVSRLTNIERYWGPFGDRIPWHEPDMQTVYFYDPFGNRLQVGENRGHPH; from the coding sequence ATGAGCACGAACGGCGCTCCCGTTGTCCGACTCGATCATGGCGTGGTGCCCACCAACGACCTCGGACTGTCCATCGTCTTCCTCACCCAGGTCCTGGGCGCCGACTTCCGCCGGCTTGTGAACGCCAACCTGCGCGGGCTCAACCGCGAGGTCCCGGAGATGGCGTTCTTCATGCTGGCCAACCATGCGGGCTTCGGCTACGCCCTCCAGGGGCAGCCCATCCCCAAGCCCATCCGTCCCATGGAAGGGCCGGTGTGGGGACTGGAACTGAACGAACGGAGCCTTGAGGACACGGCGGAGCTTCTGCGCGAGCGGGAGGTCCCCGTCGAAGGTCCGGTGGAATACCCGGCGTCGAGTCCCATCGCAGGGTCCCTCTGGGTCCAGGAGCCTGGCGAGTTCGTCTTCGAGCTGTCGGCGCGGCGGGAGGACCAGCGCTGCTTCGACCCCGGCCAAGGCTACCTGGGCTTGTGCCGCTTGAGCCACGTGCGCCTGGAGGTGACCGACCTGGCGCAGGCGGAGGACTGGTACCGAAACACCCTGGGACTGATGGACATCGACCAAGTGCCGGGCGACGATCAGTTGACCCTGGCGGTCCCCGAGTCGGGACAGCTCTTCATCCTGCGCCAGGTGCCGGAGATGACCCAGCGGAGCCACTACTCGCGCGGTCCTCACGTGGACGTGAAGGTGGCCATCGGCGACTACGATCCGTTCGTGTCGCGTCTCACCAACATCGAGCGCTACTGGGGGCCGTTCGGCGACCGCATCCCCTGGCACGAGCCGGACATGCAGACGGTCTATTTCTACGACCCCTTCGGCAACCGCCTGCAGGTGGGCGAGAACCGGGGGCATCCGCATTGA
- a CDS encoding VOC family protein: MARIRTFDHCGFVVEDIPRAHRFYEDLLGAKPLRIQNLNTHRLYKGFPVMSFVEMGGHRFEICLAQEPLAPQGAAAMPRIGFLLTEAAMDGLLAQLRGSETPYEGPVTYPPEVPLDRTIRVRDADDNILEFSVRKEVAPS, encoded by the coding sequence ATGGCGCGTATCCGGACCTTTGATCATTGCGGTTTCGTTGTCGAGGACATTCCCCGGGCGCACCGGTTCTATGAGGACCTGCTGGGGGCGAAGCCGTTGCGCATCCAGAACCTCAACACGCACCGGCTCTACAAGGGTTTCCCGGTGATGTCTTTCGTGGAGATGGGCGGACATCGTTTCGAGATTTGCCTTGCCCAGGAGCCGTTGGCGCCTCAAGGCGCGGCCGCGATGCCGCGCATCGGCTTCCTGCTGACGGAAGCGGCCATGGACGGGTTGCTGGCGCAGTTGCGCGGGAGCGAGACTCCCTACGAAGGACCCGTGACCTATCCGCCGGAGGTGCCCCTCGACCGCACCATCCGCGTGCGCGACGCGGACGACAACATCCTGGAGTTCTCGGTGCGCAAGGAAGTAGCGCCGTCGTGA
- a CDS encoding VOC family protein, which translates to MIRYEDISHLAMEVTDLEAAERFYAGALGMELICRDGGELGNGRLILRNGSGQLLFLEKVDEMSQRSRFSGPDSGNVPDPGAGLRYKGAHLAMSVGSIEEYDEIYEKLEAHGAYLEGDLRAAQRAPGEKSVYLYDPAGNRLQLIILPTAD; encoded by the coding sequence GTGATCCGCTACGAAGACATCAGCCACCTCGCCATGGAGGTCACCGACCTGGAAGCGGCCGAGCGTTTCTACGCCGGCGCTCTCGGGATGGAGTTGATCTGCCGCGATGGCGGCGAATTGGGCAACGGACGGCTGATCCTCAGGAACGGCTCGGGGCAACTCCTGTTCCTGGAGAAGGTCGACGAGATGTCCCAGCGCTCGCGCTTCTCGGGACCCGACTCGGGCAACGTGCCGGACCCCGGGGCCGGGTTGCGCTACAAGGGGGCGCATCTCGCCATGAGCGTCGGCTCGATCGAGGAGTACGACGAGATCTACGAGAAGCTGGAAGCGCACGGCGCCTACCTCGAAGGGGACCTGCGCGCGGCGCAGCGCGCGCCCGGCGAAAAGAGCGTCTACCTCTACGACCCCGCCGGCAACCGCCTGCAGCTCATCATCCTGCCCACGGCAGACTGA
- a CDS encoding hydantoinase/oxoprolinase family protein yields MPYIVAVDIGGTFTDLVGFDHETGKATYAKSPTTYGNFVDGILDCFDKTSLAPTDVNFLNHGTTLVINSLIQRRGAKCALVTSAGFRDILEIARANRPDPFDLHYRRDEPLIPRELRFEVPERMDAHGNVLVPLDTGALETLAEDLKRLKIEAVAVFFMSSYLNPAHEEQAGEILKRSLPGVYVTCSTELTREWYEYERTSTVAANAYVGPQVNTYVRHLENDLRSRGYGGSLFMMGSNGGLLSVDRTCRQPVGLVESGPIGGCIGAGAYAEALDIQNVVAFDMGGTTAKCAMVERGRYSVESVYYVNGYVRGFPIKWPVIDIVEVGSGGGSIAWLDDQNRLHVGPQSAGSTPGPVCYQRGGGEPTVTDANLVLGRLNPHRFLGGEMPLGVESARRAIAENTAEPLGYEGEAGLIRTADGIVSIATVLMAGAIRQVSVERGLDPRDFVLFAYGGGGPLHASALARELSIPAIVVPPEPGNFSAIGMLLADARVDASETFTGILDDALAAGMDGGFRGLEAATADTLRRDFGAGDIYFERKAEMRYFGQRHNIHVPVTGLRTVAEIRAAFERDYQRRYGHADSKAPTEFQALHLSAFARLRRPDIANLRRKAPIGGTPARHTRLVYFGDASGTVETVIYDRDGLAPGFAAQGPAVIEEYGSTTLIRPGDRFAIGTMGEIRIECG; encoded by the coding sequence ATGCCGTACATCGTCGCCGTGGATATCGGAGGCACTTTCACCGACCTCGTCGGCTTCGACCACGAAACCGGCAAGGCCACATACGCGAAGAGTCCGACGACGTACGGCAACTTCGTTGACGGCATTCTCGACTGTTTTGACAAGACCAGCCTGGCACCCACCGACGTCAACTTCCTCAATCACGGAACCACGCTGGTCATCAACTCCCTGATCCAGCGACGCGGGGCCAAGTGCGCCCTCGTTACCTCTGCGGGTTTTCGCGACATTCTCGAAATCGCTCGCGCCAACCGTCCCGACCCCTTCGACCTGCACTACCGAAGGGACGAGCCGTTGATCCCGCGCGAGTTGCGTTTCGAAGTGCCCGAGCGGATGGACGCACACGGCAACGTGCTGGTGCCGCTCGATACCGGCGCGCTCGAAACCCTCGCGGAGGATCTGAAACGGCTTAAGATCGAGGCGGTGGCCGTCTTCTTCATGAGCTCTTATCTCAACCCGGCGCACGAAGAACAGGCGGGGGAGATCCTCAAGCGATCGCTGCCCGGAGTCTACGTCACCTGCAGCACCGAGTTGACGCGCGAATGGTACGAGTACGAACGTACATCGACAGTGGCGGCCAACGCCTACGTGGGGCCGCAGGTGAACACCTACGTCCGCCACCTGGAGAACGATCTCCGCTCAAGGGGCTACGGCGGCTCGCTTTTCATGATGGGCTCCAACGGCGGGCTGCTGTCGGTGGACCGCACCTGCCGCCAACCCGTCGGGCTGGTGGAATCCGGACCCATCGGGGGATGCATCGGCGCCGGCGCCTATGCCGAAGCGCTGGACATCCAAAACGTCGTGGCCTTCGACATGGGCGGCACCACGGCGAAATGCGCCATGGTGGAACGCGGCCGCTACAGCGTGGAGTCAGTCTACTACGTGAACGGCTACGTGCGCGGCTTCCCCATCAAGTGGCCGGTCATCGACATCGTGGAGGTCGGATCGGGCGGCGGCTCCATCGCGTGGCTGGACGATCAGAACCGACTGCACGTGGGACCTCAAAGCGCCGGATCGACGCCGGGGCCGGTGTGCTACCAGCGCGGCGGCGGCGAACCGACGGTCACCGATGCGAATCTCGTGCTCGGCCGGCTCAATCCCCATCGGTTTCTCGGCGGCGAGATGCCGCTGGGGGTCGAATCCGCCCGCCGCGCCATTGCCGAGAATACGGCGGAACCGCTCGGCTACGAGGGCGAAGCCGGGCTGATCCGGACCGCCGACGGCATCGTCTCCATCGCCACCGTGCTGATGGCCGGCGCGATCCGCCAGGTCTCGGTCGAACGCGGCCTCGACCCGCGGGATTTCGTCCTGTTCGCCTACGGCGGCGGGGGACCGTTGCATGCCTCCGCTCTGGCGCGCGAGCTGTCCATCCCGGCCATCGTCGTTCCGCCTGAGCCCGGCAATTTCTCCGCCATCGGCATGCTGCTGGCGGACGCGCGGGTCGACGCGTCGGAGACCTTCACCGGCATCCTCGACGACGCGCTGGCAGCCGGAATGGACGGGGGTTTCCGGGGCCTGGAAGCCGCCACCGCGGACACCCTGCGCCGGGACTTCGGCGCCGGCGACATCTATTTCGAGCGCAAGGCGGAGATGCGCTACTTCGGCCAGCGGCATAACATCCATGTGCCCGTCACGGGTCTGCGCACCGTGGCGGAGATTCGGGCCGCCTTCGAGCGCGACTACCAGCGCCGCTACGGCCACGCCGACTCGAAGGCGCCCACGGAGTTCCAGGCGCTCCACCTCTCGGCCTTCGCCAGGCTGCGGCGGCCGGACATTGCGAACCTGCGGCGCAAGGCCCCGATCGGCGGAACGCCGGCACGCCACACACGCCTGGTCTATTTCGGAGACGCCAGCGGCACGGTTGAAACGGTGATCTACGACCGCGATGGACTGGCGCCGGGGTTCGCGGCCCAGGGCCCCGCGGTCATCGAGGAGTACGGCTCGACAACGCTGATCCGGCCGGGCGACCGCTTCGCGATCGGCACGATGGGCGAGATCCGTATCGAGTGCGGCTAA
- a CDS encoding hydantoinase B/oxoprolinase family protein, translating to MSKSSATEVADIPTRIDPITLEVIRCGVVSITNQIDANITRTAFSSYVYEYKDFAVGLVDVKGRLIAQSTGGMPPFVADAVGTAVRDGLEIYGRERLFDGDVVVCNHPAVQGQHLNNTVMYTPIYGGPERATLLGFFALNVHWIDIGGGMHGSTDIFMEGLQLRTIKLWSKGEPVEEIYRIIENNTRMPVDVMGDISAQLAGCFLGRDLTLALADKYGAETYFAAIATIMAQGEASSRARIREIPDGTYESEAFLDDDSLGTEPVPIRVRVVVDGEEMTIDFSGLADQVPGPVNSGYFGGGVTAARVAFKYLIAPREPANEGVFRPLKLILPEGKILSARPGAPMSNYSTPFPTVIDAVIRCLEDALPHLATGAHFGTHSGFMMHGHWADGTRFHGHDSGHGGWGAGDGHDGSGPFRTMAHGDTRLIPMELQESLLPFRVCSLSLRADSGGPGKFRGGLGFCKEYEITHPCTLNTNLDRRKCPPWGVRGGKAAKPGCITIIKASGETETMGKARDYKLRPGDHVILETGGGGGWGPPEERAVELIQRDLDRAYITAEGAAQDYGVRVEAGRVERR from the coding sequence ATGAGCAAGAGCAGTGCTACCGAAGTCGCGGATATTCCCACGCGGATTGATCCCATCACGCTCGAGGTGATCCGGTGCGGCGTCGTCTCCATCACAAACCAGATCGACGCCAACATCACGCGCACGGCCTTCAGCTCGTATGTCTACGAGTACAAGGACTTCGCCGTCGGCCTGGTGGACGTCAAGGGCCGGCTCATCGCCCAGTCGACCGGCGGCATGCCGCCTTTCGTCGCCGATGCCGTCGGCACCGCCGTGCGTGACGGCCTCGAAATCTACGGCCGGGAAAGGCTCTTCGACGGCGACGTCGTCGTGTGCAACCATCCGGCGGTGCAGGGACAGCACCTGAACAACACCGTCATGTACACACCCATCTACGGCGGGCCGGAGCGCGCGACGTTGCTGGGATTCTTCGCCCTCAACGTTCACTGGATCGACATCGGCGGGGGGATGCACGGCTCCACGGACATCTTCATGGAAGGCCTGCAGCTCCGCACCATCAAGCTATGGTCGAAGGGCGAACCCGTCGAGGAAATCTACCGCATCATCGAGAACAACACGCGCATGCCGGTGGACGTGATGGGCGACATCTCGGCTCAGCTTGCCGGTTGTTTTCTGGGCCGTGACCTTACCCTGGCGCTGGCCGACAAGTACGGCGCCGAGACCTATTTCGCCGCCATCGCGACGATCATGGCTCAAGGCGAGGCGTCGTCACGTGCCCGCATCCGCGAGATCCCGGACGGAACCTACGAAAGCGAAGCCTTTTTGGACGACGACTCGTTGGGCACCGAGCCCGTGCCCATACGGGTCAGGGTCGTCGTCGACGGCGAAGAAATGACCATCGACTTCTCCGGGCTCGCGGACCAGGTGCCGGGGCCGGTGAATTCGGGCTACTTCGGCGGCGGCGTCACCGCCGCGCGGGTCGCCTTCAAATACCTGATCGCTCCGCGTGAACCCGCCAACGAAGGCGTCTTCCGTCCGCTGAAGCTGATCCTGCCGGAAGGCAAGATCCTGAGCGCCCGGCCCGGCGCACCCATGTCCAACTACTCGACGCCCTTCCCGACCGTCATCGACGCGGTGATCCGGTGTCTGGAGGACGCGCTCCCGCACCTCGCCACCGGCGCGCATTTCGGCACCCATTCGGGGTTCATGATGCATGGCCACTGGGCCGACGGAACGCGCTTTCACGGGCATGACAGCGGCCACGGCGGATGGGGCGCGGGCGACGGGCACGACGGCTCGGGTCCGTTCCGCACCATGGCGCACGGCGACACGCGGCTGATCCCCATGGAGCTGCAGGAATCGCTGTTGCCGTTCCGGGTGTGTTCGCTGTCATTGCGCGCGGATTCCGGCGGACCCGGGAAGTTCCGCGGCGGGCTCGGCTTTTGCAAGGAATACGAGATTACCCATCCCTGCACCCTCAACACGAACCTCGACCGCAGAAAATGTCCACCGTGGGGCGTCCGCGGCGGCAAGGCCGCAAAGCCGGGCTGCATCACCATCATCAAGGCATCGGGCGAAACCGAGACCATGGGCAAGGCGCGCGACTACAAGCTGCGGCCCGGCGACCACGTGATCCTGGAAACCGGAGGTGGCGGCGGCTGGGGGCCGCCGGAGGAGCGTGCCGTCGAGCTGATCCAGCGCGACCTCGACCGCGCCTACATCACGGCGGAGGGGGCGGCGCAAGACTACGGCGTCCGTGTAGAGGCGGGCCGGGTGGAACGAAGGTAG
- the gap gene encoding type I glyceraldehyde-3-phosphate dehydrogenase, whose protein sequence is MTTRVAINGFGRIGRLGLRAILERHRDRLSVVAINDIADLEVAAHLFKHDTNYGAFPGEVTVGEGVMEVDGAAISVTRELEPSRLPWKKLGVDVVIESTGAFTDAGAASAHLQAGARRAVITAPSANADMTVVLGVNDALYDPEKHHIVSNASCTTNCLAPVAKVLHDRFGIERGMMTTTHAYTGDQRILDVAHKDLRRARAAAMNIVPTSTGAARAIARVIPELEGKLRGMALRVPTATVSVVDLVSDLKRPGTADDVNAALAEAAEGPMNGILEYCEQPLVSSDFKGNTASSIVDGLSTVAVDESMVKVLSWYDNEWGYSCRVADLVAMMAEREAA, encoded by the coding sequence ATGACCACACGGGTCGCCATCAACGGATTCGGCCGTATCGGCCGTCTCGGCTTGCGTGCCATACTTGAAAGACACCGGGACCGTCTTTCCGTCGTCGCCATCAACGACATCGCGGACCTTGAAGTGGCCGCGCACCTGTTCAAGCACGACACCAACTACGGCGCTTTCCCCGGCGAGGTAACGGTCGGCGAGGGCGTGATGGAGGTGGACGGCGCGGCCATCAGCGTCACCCGTGAACTGGAGCCGTCCCGTCTGCCCTGGAAGAAGCTCGGGGTGGACGTGGTCATCGAGTCCACCGGGGCTTTCACCGATGCCGGCGCGGCATCGGCCCACCTCCAGGCCGGGGCGCGCAGAGCGGTGATCACGGCGCCGTCCGCGAACGCGGACATGACCGTCGTCCTGGGTGTCAACGACGCTCTGTACGATCCCGAAAAACACCACATCGTCTCCAACGCGTCCTGCACCACCAATTGCCTGGCGCCGGTGGCGAAGGTGCTCCACGACCGCTTCGGCATCGAAAGAGGCATGATGACCACGACCCATGCCTACACCGGCGACCAGCGCATCCTCGACGTGGCGCACAAGGATCTCCGGCGCGCCCGGGCCGCGGCCATGAACATCGTGCCCACCTCCACCGGGGCCGCCCGCGCCATAGCGCGCGTCATTCCCGAGCTCGAAGGCAAGCTGCGCGGCATGGCGTTGCGGGTGCCCACCGCCACCGTCTCGGTGGTGGACCTCGTGAGCGACCTCAAGAGACCGGGTACGGCGGACGACGTCAACGCCGCCCTGGCCGAAGCCGCGGAAGGGCCCATGAACGGGATACTGGAGTACTGCGAGCAGCCGCTGGTCTCGAGCGACTTCAAGGGGAATACGGCATCTTCCATCGTCGACGGACTCTCCACCGTCGCCGTGGACGAGAGCATGGTGAAGGTCCTGTCCTGGTACGACAACGAATGGGGCTACAGTTGCCGTGTGGCGGACCTGGTCGCCATGATGGCCGAGAGAGAGGCGGCCTGA